The genomic window CACGGCAGACCGGCGCGGGGTCGGCGCGATGGGCGAGGAATTCCTGGGTCTCCTGCGGCGTGGGTTCGTGGAACCAGTGCTCATCGGTCCGCAGGTGGAGATGGGCGCGTCGGCTTCCGCCGTTGATAAGCACCAGGTCGCATTTGTCGTTGAGGTAGGCGTGGCGTTCGCAGGTGTTGCCTTTTTCGAGGAACATCTCGTCGACGACGCGGATGCCCAGATCGTTTTCGAGGAATTCTTCGACGGACCAGGAGTTGAGGCGATCGGCGGGGACATGTCCGTGGTCGCTGATGAAGAAGAGGTAGTAGTTTTCCAGAAGGCCGTTCCGCTGCAGGCCGCGGCAGATGCGTCCGACCTGGACGTCGAGGTTGGCCAGGGCCTGGCGGTACTGGGGCGAGTCGGAGCCGTAGCGGTGGCCGATCTCGTCGATGGCGGGGAAGTAGGCGAGGATGTAGTCGGGCCAGGTTCCGGTGGTGCGGGCGCATTCGGCGATGAGTTCGAAGCGGACGGCGATGAGCCGATCGACTTCGAGGATTCGCCGGAAGAACCAGTTGATGCCGGAGCTCATCCAGTTTTCGATGGGCCGGGTGGCGCCGAGGTAGTTGGCGACCTGGATGGTGACGGAGTAGCGGTCGCCGAGGATTTCGTAGATGGTCGGGGCCCGCAGGTCGCGGTTGATTTCCTGGTAGGTGCGGATGTACATGTAGTCCTGGTACTGGCCGGACGTACGGTCGAACCACTTGTTGCCCATGATCTGGTGGTGGCCGGGATATCGGCCGGTGTTGATGCTGGCGGTGGCGGCGTAGGTGATGGAGGGGACGACGGTGACGGCGTGGCGGGCCCGGACGCCGCGGTCGACGATGTAGCGTTGGATGTTGGGCAGTTGGCCGGCGTCGAGCATGGCGTCGAAGACCTCGGTTCGCACGCCGTCGGC from Phycisphaerae bacterium includes these protein-coding regions:
- a CDS encoding alkaline phosphatase family protein, producing the protein MKRFGWLAFAALALLAGCAHTRELDVALDKNVRVPEKRALVLFADGVRTEVFDAMLDAGQLPNIQRYIVDRGVRARHAVTVVPSITYAATASINTGRYPGHHQIMGNKWFDRTSGQYQDYMYIRTYQEINRDLRAPTIYEILGDRYSVTIQVANYLGATRPIENWMSSGINWFFRRILEVDRLIAVRFELIAECARTTGTWPDYILAYFPAIDEIGHRYGSDSPQYRQALANLDVQVGRICRGLQRNGLLENYYLFFISDHGHVPADRLNSWSVEEFLENDLGIRVVDEMFLEKGNTCERHAYLNDKCDLVLINGGSRRAHLHLRTDEHWFHEPTPQETQEFLAHRADPAPVCRGMTLHQTLAKQTPVRLVAVKAGPDRVEVLHRDARGLIERELRDGVKRYRYTPTAGDPLSYDEPHVKPLLDGQFHDSRTWLAASCRSEFPDFVPQVVEMFDSGRAGQIVIFADRGWDFSPI